In one window of Henckelia pumila isolate YLH828 chromosome 1, ASM3356847v2, whole genome shotgun sequence DNA:
- the LOC140874318 gene encoding protein FAR1-RELATED SEQUENCE 6-like — protein sequence MRNQGVQVSYFKARGGKELALNTMMGDSVENFRKLPSFLKMIEKVNVGSFTDLEVDEENRFKYMFLAYGACIMGYKFMRKVVCIDGTFLKGKYDCVLLVATEQDGNHHQFLIAWGVVDKESSESWSWFLSRLKIIVEDDDELVIISDRHQGIINAVASLYNRAYHVFCMWHMSQNIKELRERFPEVAKYLEGRTSPERWSRAKQTGKRYSIMTTNGVESINGTAKNHINLEKKYEVIEATEGKYCVYGSTSNELVDLQSKACTCHKFDIDRIPCSHAISAAYNANISVYDFCTDYYTTHYWLEAYTDHVYPVPGEWTVQEEILVLPPLVIPRRVRKK from the exons aTGCGTAATCAGGGAGTTCAAGTATCATACTTCAAGGCACGTGGAGGTAAAGAACTGGCACTTAACACGATGATGGGCGATTCTGTTGAGAATTTTAGGAAGTTGCcatcatttttgaaaatgattgagaaagtaaatgttgGTAGTTTCACGGATTTAGAAGTGGATGAAGAAAATAGATTTAAATACATGTTCTTGGCATATGGTGCATGTATCATGGGATACAAATTCATGAGAAAAGTTGTCTGCATTGATGGTACATTCTTGAAAGGAAAATATGACTGTGTGCTGCTTGTAGCAACCGAACAGGATGGAAATCACCACCAATTTCTCATTGCATGGGGTGTTGTCGACAAGGAAAGCTCTGAGTCATGGTCTTGGTTTCTAAGCAGATTGAAAATCATAGTAGAGGACGATGACGAATTGGTGATAATATCAGATAGACACCAGGGCATCATAAATGCAGTTGCATCTTTATACAATCGTGCATATCATGTGTTTTGTATGTGGCACATGTCACAAAACATCAAAG AATTGAGAGAGAGATTTCCAGAGGTTGCTAAATATTTGGAAGGTCGCACTTCTCCCGAAAGGTGGTCTAGAGCGAAACAAACCGGAAAACGTTACTCCATCATGACCACGAATGGAGTGGAATCAATAAATGGTACTGCAAAGAATCACATCAACCTGGAGAA AAAATATGAAGTCATTGAAGCAACTGAGGGGAAGTATTGCGTGTACGGTAGCACAAGCAACGAGTTAGTTGATTTACAGAGTAAAGCTTGCACATGCCATAAATTCGACATTGACAGGATTCCATGTTCACATGCCATTTCTGCTGCCTACAACGCAAATATTTCTGTTTATGATTTTTGTACAGATTATTACACCACACATTATTGGTTAGAAGCATATACAGACCATGTCTATCCAGTACCAGGTGAATGGACAGTGCAGGAGGAAATATTGGTGCTGCCGCCTCTAGTCATTCCCCGACGTGTACGGAAAAAGTAA